A segment of the Necator americanus strain Aroian chromosome IV, whole genome shotgun sequence genome:
GTGATGGTGCCTTCACTGAGCTGTGCTGAGGTGAGCTTCATTCACTAGAAGGCGAGGGTCGCgagaaattttcgactttAAATTCCTCCAACTGATATGTAGGATTTGCTGTTCgtagtttttgaaaagatcgGCAAAAATATAATTGGCAAGAGGTCAGCTGTCGCCACATggtcggtggatcgaaaccGCACTGATCCCAACCAAGCCCGTCATCCCTCCGAgctcgataaactggtactaCCCTTGTtcggaaggataaaaacacctcCTTGATACATAGGCTTGCCTCCGGAAGTAATCGTATAGGGTTCAAAAACTTAATCGATTCCTAATCGcagtttatttatctattcattTACTCACAATGTgcaccaaaaaataaaaaaggaaagatatTTGTCTATGTTAAAAGACTCAAGGAAGAATCAGCAAAGTCGTTGTCAGTGGGGCCTAGCGCAGTCTTCTTCTTGGCGGATACGCGCCAGTCATTATGGCCTTATCGCTTCAAACAGACGTCGGACAACGGAAATCATCAGGTGGGTTTTTTGCGAACAGACGAATCTCATCCCTACTTCCTCATCCGTGAAAAATCATTGACGCCGTCAGCTTAAGTGGCAGAGGTCAACGTTTTTagcgcctgaagagcagcgcctACAAAAGATGACAACTCTTAAAATTCAGTTCGACTACGTTTTGTCAGGGAACATCCATCCTCCTATCGGATATGATTGGAGAAAGaagttccgccaacgtgtgtcgaTGTATATCCACACTATAGACGGAACAATGACAGTATTAATGACGCCATCTCCTCCACCATTTGTATTCAATATGTTGGAAAGATGCACAATGATCGAAATCTgacagcggtattcgaagtcaatgcaattagcgtttctggactttgaagccgctttcgactctcctcatcgaggccaTCTTCTCAGCACGCTCCGCGCCGATCGAGTACCAAAAAAGTTGGTTTTCtagcttgatgacatgaatcaacgaagaactgctgcagttcaaacactagccggatgtacaacaccgtttgatgcggtaactggagtaagacaggggcagtggcaggaaccttcctgttcaattttgccatcgacgacattatgcgaagaacagcagatcagtgtcctgtcgatatcattctagcaccatcaggacgccccttgaccgatctcgaatacgctgacgatgttgttatattcgcggaaagcagtacgaaacttcaacatgttaccaaccttgtatcgaagctggctgcagcctatggactacgtctaccccctgataaatgcaagcagatgtggatctcctcgagacctcgaacgggaattgggatggacggacaaccgatagaactcgtcgatgagttctgttacttgggctgtatgctgaagaatagtggcagctacgagagagatgctcagcaaagatgcgccaaggccacttctgcatttaactcttcaacgaaatgcctgtggccGACCCtaatcaccaacgaagtcaagctgcgagtctacctaatCGCAATTCACCCATCATGAGGTAAGGATCGGatacttgggcagcaccatctacggtgatggagaggcttgattgcgcggagaggaagctgcttagacggctgttCGAATACTTTTGGCCTAACGTATGcaacaatgaagatctttacgcagaaattgttATGGTATACcggacacgtggaagatatgcacgccatcgaaagtggctctcttctttggtcatatattaaggagaccggcagatcgccttgtccaacgagGTCTAAgaagtttgtcgggttcgagctggaagaagccacgaGGCCGAAGACGGAAGTTTTGGattgaggtggtgaaagaggacactcggcgtggatattcagttcaggcgagacatAAGGTTTcacagaatatggaatagcgacgaatggattgattctgtgcaagctttcgcagaagatcgagaaggttgggcagagctatgttcaaggacggcacacctcggtgaagatgcgggtaatctcGTCAGGAgatgacatcagcccaccGATAAAGTCAAGTcatgctgcaaagaaaacgctccCGTTGTGATACCGAGGAGGAACCTTGCCTTTGCACGTGCAAAGACAAGACTCACATAGAATTCCGCATGTGTCTCCCGGACTGCTAGCGATGTAAGCCAGAAGAAGCGTCTAAGGAGAAAGTTGCGTCGTCGGCCTAAACGTGGTCGTGAGAACGAagggacgtcaagagcgaggGAGTCTGAAAAGGCCTTCGATTTCGATTATCCTCATCAACATCTTCTTGCAGTTTTCTCAACCCGATGGACTTATAAGAAAGTTTTTACAATTAATTCATGAatgaagaacaactgctgctgttCGAACACTAGCCGAATTTTATTCACCGTTCAAggtggaaagaaaataagacaaGGGGTTATCGCGAGACCTttcttgttcaactttgccgtcgaCGATCATGCGAAGCACATTGAGCAGTCCCGCCGACCTCATTTTAGCACCACTTGCACGTCCCTTGGTAGATATCGGGTATCCTGACGATGTGACTATATTCGCTTCAAGCAGCGCGTAGTTGCAGTATGTTGCCGActttgtatcgaaattagctgcagccttCAGTTTACGCCACAATAAATGTAAGTGAATGTGGGTCTTCGCGAGATTCTCAGCAGGAATGAGGGCAACCAGCCAACCAACTGAACTTGCAGACAAATTCTGCTATTTGGGATGTATGCTGGAAAACGACGGCAGTTACGTCGGATATATTCAGTAGATATGCGTCAAGGCTTGTTGTGCATTCAGTTCCTTGACGAAGTGCCTATGGCCGACTCCCGTCACTAATATTGTCGAGCTGCGAGTGCACCCATCCGCAACTCACCCTATTATGATGTATGAGTGGGAGACATGGGCAGAGTTAACGACGTTGATGGAGAAGTTAGACTGTATGGAAGAGAAGCTGTTTGAAAGGACGCTTAAGTATTTTTGGCCAACAGTGTGTCATAACGAACTTTACTCACAAGTAGATATGGTGTACCGACGAATGACGTgaagaaaataacatttttccgCGTCCTCAAAGTAGTCGCAGGAAACCGTCTTCACTTTCTTATATCGTCACATTATAAGGGGACCATCAGATCACCATGTACAAGCTGCTTTGAGGTTGATCCCAGATTTGAACTGAAAAAGGCCACCTGGACGTTGAAGAAAGTTCAGGACGGAGATGTGAAGGAAGATCTAAAGAAACATGGCATTGCCAGACAGTTCAGGCTAGACGTAACATTTCGCAGACAAGGGAGATCAAGAGGTGGACAGATTCTATGCGAGCTGTATacaaaagatcaaaaagaGTGGTCTTAAACATGTTGAGGGATATGCATAAGGGTGACTCACCTCGGCGAATGTAGAAAAGCGGCGTTAGGCAATAACATCCCCACGCCGTCTGAATTAAGTAAGTCTTCATAAATGCTAATCCAAAGTATACGGGTTAGTTACAGCACGGGGTagaaagatgagaaatttgCTGCATACGCGAGCGAATTCTGAGCGGAGAAATTTACTGTTCCCAATAGCATCTCTAAGATCAAGTTTCCTTTCAAATAACTAGTTCTTTGAGAACCTAACAATCTAGTAAACGGTACATGACCATTAAATTTCCTTTCGTCTATACGGAGAAAACTTGAATGGGCTGTGAAAATGCCGGTTTTGTGCCGGAAACAATAGCTGCTTTTGGCACCTGGAGACACACGTATTTCTTAAATAACTTGCTTAAACGAAAACTTATCATTATGGCAAACGGTATTGCTTTTACTACAGCTGACATTTCGTCGGCTTTTGAAGAGCTAGGATGATCAAAGATATTTGTAATCTACCTCCTTCCTTCCTCAAACGGCTCATCTTTTCATGAAATCTATTTTAGCAAAGACATAACTCAGAATCAACTCAGAGAAGCAGGTCACTAATGCTACTTTGGATACCAACAAAGTCGTAAGGTTAGACGACTACCACTTGCCACAGATGCTGGGTAGTGAGAAAGTAGTAAGTAATGAGGAGTCCTTCTTCTGCATCTGACTGCGTTGATCGAAACAAGCAGAAGTTTTGTTACGACTTTCACCCCTAACGATCCACACCTTGCTACGATTCATGCTACGATTTCTGGCTGTCATCCAAGACGTCCCCAATGTTTTCCTCTTTAGAATGGCGCTTTCCACGACATTATTGTAATTGCTTTCTGGAAGAGAGTACCATCACTGTATTTCCACCGATTAGCACCTAAAAGTGGAACTGTTTGGAGTTTAGGAAACCATTGACAACTTCCTTCTTTAGTATGAAGGATAGATaggataaagtttttggcgttaatcaatccgcttgatgcgcctccacgttcacttcaattcagaatcatttgaggtttacgaacgtgtaattggcctatacaatgacttgtgggggctagccgatgtgtcaagtcagtgtttttatcctcccagacaagtccggtaccagtatcgaccccggaggggtgaaaggcttggtgagtcTTCTTTAGTATACGGAGAAATTATGGAACCTTAGAGCTTGGAACTTGGAACCAAATGCGAAAGTGACAACAAGTTAGTGAATGATTTGATGTGTATGCCTTCTAAGCTACCTGCCGAACAAATCAAAGTTTCTCCAGATGTTCACCATGTATTCAGCATTTTGTGATAACCTTCTTGTTATATCTATGAGCATAGAAAGCATTTCAGCTGTAAACTTCTTTGTCTTCTTATCGGAGATATACTGTGATGTTTCTATTTGAAGTTgtctactgtttttttctattttccttacttattttctattcctttttATAGGTCGGAAATGTGTAGTGCAAATTTATTCTTAACAAAAttgcattcaaaaaaagtgacgtTTTATTTATGGCTACATTTGCGGAAGGATGTTGGAGAAATCGACAGTCTTCATTCGTAATCCTCAATTTCTTCAGCCTGAACAAAAAGTTTTACattatttggagaatatttcaACAGCAAGTTCTTACTTCTTCTTCCTCGGCCAATTCGTAGTCATATTTCTTGATGACTTTTTCAAAGAGGGTGGGTGGGGGAGGCATTCCTGGGAAACAGGGGAAGGCGTTTTTCTGAAAGATCTCATTTTACGGGTGAGCAAATCGAGACGGTATCGGCTTTCGTCGACACTTACGTTTTCGTACATGGATCGCCTCTCCTTGAAGTTTCGTCGATCAATTTGTCGGTCATATTTGGACAAAATTTGTACCTTGGGCTAAAACAATGGACTCATAGTTTACGAACCGATCACGAAGTCTACTTCGGAGAGAGAATGCCGTAAAGGTGcatattttttggaagaacCTGACCGGATGGCGGGAGTTAGTATCGCCAGAGTCGGTCACTTTGCCGCTAGCGTTTCGTGCCACTTGTCTTGAACGTTCATTCAATTCTTTTAACTAAAACTATTTCTATATGCGAGCACAAAGCCatataaaaatgtaattatTTCTCACGTCGTATTCCTGTCTCTCGTGTCGTTTCTCCAGGTCATACTTGTCCGCTTCGAGCTTACAAATGCGATGATGCAATTCCTTGATTTTCGCTTTAAGCTCGTCCGCTGAGATGCTCGACGCTTCGGGGATATTGTGGCGGATTCCATTCAAAAATACCTGTGAAAAGTCGGATGGATACTTGGAAATGTGTATCCTATTAATTAATATCTTATTAGCGATTCGGTAACtgtccttcttttttgtagtGAGAGACAATTCTTATTTAGAACTGACACGAGTCCTGGTGAACACTCGCACTAAGGCTGTTCCTACTGCGCCCTGTTACTCCGATATCACCCATTTCGCGAACCGGAGTCACCTTTGGTAATGAACTCTTTGAAGATTTCAGAAGGAGGTCCCCTTCTAATGCCTTATGACGTCACTAAGCAGAATTTGAATTGTAATTAGCTCATATTTCCATTAAATCTATCTTAACCTTCTTCGCTTCTTCTTGCTGATCCTTCGTCATAC
Coding sequences within it:
- a CDS encoding hypothetical protein (NECATOR_CHRIV.G15936.T1), producing the protein MALSLQTDVGQRKSSAPEEQRLQKMTTLKIQFDYVLSGNIHPPIGYDWRKKFRQRVSMYIHTIDGTMTVLMTPSPPPFVFNMLERCTMIEI
- a CDS encoding hypothetical protein (NECATOR_CHRIV.G15937.T1) — encoded protein: MRRTADQCPVDIILAPSGRPLTDLEYADDVVIFAESSTKLQHVTNLVSKLAAAYGLRLPPDKCKQMWISSRPRTGIGMDGQPIELVDEFCYLGCMLKNSGSYERDAQQRCAKATSAFNSSTKCLWPTLITNEVKLRVYLIAIHPS